One genomic region from Fimbriimonadaceae bacterium encodes:
- a CDS encoding phosphatidylinositol-specific phospholipase C/glycerophosphodiester phosphodiesterase family protein, with the protein MFSLIAALLLQSPLTLLERAHSHNDYTRARPLFDALDNGFSSVEVDIYLVDGKLLVGHDRKDLKPENTLERMYLGPLAERMTANGGWVYPKTQKTFWVLVDIKTDGAAVYEQFKKSLALYPTLKCKSDKPSIRFVISGDRPIDAIVRDGGEWAGIDGRPSDLDKNYSPWLMPWISDAWKNHFSWLGMGEFPAVMGARLRELVATVHRQDRKIRFWGAPDTKPVWEVQWKAGVDFLNTDRPSDLRAWMLAQKGD; encoded by the coding sequence ATGTTCTCATTGATAGCCGCGCTGCTTTTGCAGTCGCCTCTGACTTTGCTTGAAAGGGCGCATTCTCACAACGACTACACCCGTGCGCGGCCCTTATTCGATGCTTTGGACAACGGCTTCTCCAGCGTTGAGGTGGATATCTATCTGGTTGACGGGAAGTTGTTGGTGGGCCACGACCGAAAAGATCTGAAGCCCGAAAACACCCTTGAGAGGATGTACCTTGGTCCTCTTGCGGAAAGGATGACGGCAAACGGGGGATGGGTTTATCCAAAGACCCAGAAAACGTTTTGGGTGTTGGTGGACATCAAAACCGACGGAGCGGCGGTATATGAGCAGTTCAAGAAGAGTCTCGCCCTATACCCAACGTTGAAGTGCAAGTCCGACAAGCCATCCATCCGGTTTGTGATAAGCGGTGACCGACCGATCGACGCGATCGTTCGGGATGGTGGCGAGTGGGCTGGCATCGATGGTCGCCCCAGCGATCTAGACAAGAATTATTCTCCGTGGCTGATGCCGTGGATCAGCGATGCTTGGAAGAATCATTTCTCATGGCTCGGAATGGGTGAGTTTCCGGCTGTAATGGGAGCCAGGCTCAGGGAGCTGGTTGCAACCGTGCATCGTCAGGACCGCAAAATTAGGTTTTGGGGAGCGCCGGACACAAAGCCTGTTTGGGAAGTGCAGTGGAAGGCAGGAGTCGATTTCCTGAATACAGATCGACCGTCAGACTTGCGGGCGTGGATGCTCGCACAAAAGGGAGATTAG
- a CDS encoding VCBS repeat-containing protein: MLSLLLIALSANETSDVLFKDRTADFNLQIAGDGACWVDINNDGWVDLCANGVWRNEKGKGFTKIADIAQAVAADFDNDGFADLFSWSQRKLFHNEQGKGFTEFTLPELPMSVSRGACWGDFNGDGFVDLYVGGYESWDPPITYPA, translated from the coding sequence ATGTTGTCGCTTTTGCTTATTGCGCTTAGCGCGAATGAAACATCAGACGTTTTATTCAAGGATCGCACTGCTGACTTTAATCTTCAGATAGCGGGTGATGGCGCTTGCTGGGTGGATATTAACAACGATGGTTGGGTGGACCTTTGTGCGAACGGGGTTTGGAGAAATGAGAAAGGGAAGGGGTTCACCAAGATCGCGGATATCGCGCAGGCCGTCGCCGCCGACTTTGACAACGATGGCTTTGCCGATCTCTTTTCCTGGTCGCAGCGGAAACTTTTTCACAACGAGCAGGGTAAGGGCTTTACCGAGTTCACTCTTCCAGAACTTCCCATGTCAGTTTCACGCGGAGCATGTTGGGGGGACTTTAACGGTGATGGTTTTGTCGATCTTTACGTTGGCGGTTACGAGAGTTGGGACCCGCCCATCACCTATCCAGCATGA